One window from the genome of Devosia yakushimensis encodes:
- a CDS encoding winged helix-turn-helix domain-containing protein, translated as MAKGEVPEDGLSHLRIVLSETAYLGPGRADLLELIGSTGSISAAGKAMGMSYKRAWGLVQALNDGFGIVLVESSRGGAAQGGARLTEAGRMVLSHYRSMQERTRTAIGPDVAALRAMLDMAQRK; from the coding sequence TTGGCAAAAGGTGAGGTTCCTGAAGACGGCCTCAGTCATCTTCGCATTGTGCTCAGCGAGACCGCTTATCTGGGGCCGGGGCGGGCCGATCTGTTGGAATTGATCGGTAGCACGGGCTCCATTTCGGCGGCCGGCAAGGCCATGGGCATGAGCTATAAGCGGGCCTGGGGGCTGGTGCAGGCGCTCAATGACGGGTTTGGCATTGTGCTGGTGGAATCCAGCCGCGGCGGGGCGGCGCAGGGTGGGGCCCGGCTGACGGAAGCGGGCCGGATGGTGCTGAGCCATTATCGCAGCATGCAGGAGCGGACACGGACGGCGATCGGGCCGGATGTGGCGGCATTGCGCGCCATGCTCGATATGGCGCAGCGGAAATAA
- a CDS encoding SGNH/GDSL hydrolase family protein: protein MNRLVLAIVVGLFVFIDVAPAFAQHETLLVAQQQRRRTLFDLLFGDDQQQAPVEQPRQQPRQQPRQQPAPRASLPPPKPQIEKAEGATRLAVFGDSLAVDLAKALERFYAEDPNLVVIGQGVGSSGFVRDDYFDWDKTIGEQIAADSFDLAVVIIGINDRQDIGSYKALSEPWNTAYQARIADFLGQLRAARKPVIWVGLPPMAKGDYSTAMTQISNIQKLASFSGGAEFLDIYERFLGEDGKYSSYGPDVSGQNALMRKDDGIHFSAAGSDKLAFYLSQTIRTFYRGSGVSVAVSDPLLGTDAAAMLRPPYQGIGQVRLLEVAGAVIPLSRAPQRAGELLTASGGAAGPGFTLDQLVSAPVGRVDAFGVGIDPAASGVENAGGR, encoded by the coding sequence ATGAACCGGCTTGTTCTGGCAATCGTGGTGGGGCTTTTCGTCTTTATCGACGTGGCGCCGGCCTTTGCCCAGCACGAGACGCTGCTGGTGGCCCAGCAGCAGCGGCGGCGCACGCTGTTCGACCTGCTGTTTGGCGACGATCAGCAGCAGGCGCCGGTGGAACAGCCCCGCCAGCAGCCGCGGCAACAGCCCCGCCAGCAACCGGCGCCACGGGCCAGCCTGCCGCCGCCAAAGCCGCAGATCGAAAAGGCCGAGGGTGCGACGCGACTGGCCGTGTTCGGGGATTCGCTGGCGGTGGACCTGGCCAAGGCGCTGGAGCGCTTTTATGCCGAGGACCCCAATCTCGTCGTGATCGGGCAGGGCGTGGGCTCTTCGGGCTTTGTGCGCGACGATTATTTCGACTGGGACAAGACCATTGGCGAGCAGATCGCCGCCGACAGCTTCGATCTGGCCGTGGTTATTATCGGCATCAATGACCGGCAGGATATCGGCTCCTACAAGGCGCTGAGCGAGCCGTGGAACACGGCCTACCAGGCGCGGATTGCCGATTTTCTGGGGCAGTTGCGGGCGGCGCGGAAGCCGGTGATCTGGGTGGGTTTGCCGCCCATGGCCAAGGGCGATTACTCGACGGCGATGACCCAGATCAGCAATATCCAGAAACTGGCAAGTTTCTCAGGCGGCGCCGAATTCCTTGATATCTATGAGAGATTTCTGGGCGAGGACGGCAAATATTCGTCCTATGGCCCCGATGTCAGCGGGCAGAATGCGCTGATGCGCAAGGATGATGGCATCCATTTTTCGGCGGCCGGGTCGGACAAGCTGGCCTTTTATCTCAGCCAGACGATCCGCACCTTCTATCGCGGCAGCGGGGTCAGCGTGGCGGTGAGCGATCCGCTGCTGGGCACTGATGCCGCGGCCATGTTGCGGCCGCCCTATCAGGGGATCGGGCAGGTGCGGCTATTGGAAGTGGCGGGCGCGGTGATCCCGCTGAGCCGGGCGCCGCAGCGGGCCGGGGAACTGCTGACCGCCAGTGGCGGGGCGGCGGGACCG
- the galU gene encoding UTP--glucose-1-phosphate uridylyltransferase GalU has protein sequence MPKRVRTAVFPVAGLGTRFLPATKAMPKEMLTVVDRPLIQYAVDEAREAGIEHFVFVTGRNKGVIEDHFDRQFELETTLEVRGKNNALTELRKDLPSAGRTSFTRQQEPLGLGHAVWCARDIVGDNPFALLLPDMLFKGEPGVLRQMMDAYEETGGNVIAVEEVPPAEVSSYGVIARGEGEDNGFRVTGMVEKPKREEAPSNLIISGRYILQPEIFDLLADQPRGAGGEIQLTDAMQTLMHTQNFTGVKYQGKSFDCGSKIGFLTANVVYALDRDDIRSGFIKELQKLDLGDHL, from the coding sequence TTGCCAAAGCGCGTAAGAACGGCCGTGTTTCCCGTCGCCGGCCTCGGTACCCGGTTCCTGCCGGCCACCAAGGCAATGCCAAAGGAAATGCTGACCGTAGTAGACCGCCCGCTTATCCAATATGCGGTCGATGAGGCACGCGAAGCCGGAATCGAGCACTTCGTATTCGTCACCGGCCGCAACAAGGGCGTCATCGAAGATCACTTCGATCGCCAGTTCGAGCTGGAGACCACGCTCGAGGTTCGCGGCAAGAACAACGCCTTGACCGAGCTGCGCAAGGACCTGCCTTCGGCCGGCCGCACCAGCTTTACCCGCCAGCAGGAGCCGCTGGGCCTGGGCCACGCCGTCTGGTGTGCCCGCGATATCGTGGGCGACAATCCCTTCGCCCTTCTGTTGCCCGACATGCTGTTCAAGGGCGAACCGGGCGTCCTGCGCCAGATGATGGACGCCTATGAAGAAACCGGCGGCAATGTCATCGCCGTCGAGGAAGTGCCGCCCGCCGAAGTCTCTTCCTATGGCGTGATCGCCCGGGGCGAAGGCGAGGATAATGGCTTCCGCGTCACCGGCATGGTGGAAAAGCCCAAGCGCGAAGAGGCTCCTTCCAACCTCATCATTTCGGGCCGCTATATCCTGCAGCCTGAGATTTTCGACCTCCTGGCCGATCAGCCGCGCGGCGCCGGCGGGGAAATCCAGCTGACCGACGCGATGCAGACCCTGATGCATACCCAGAACTTCACTGGCGTCAAATACCAGGGCAAGAGCTTCGACTGCGGCTCCAAGATCGGCTTTTTGACCGCCAATGTGGTCTATGCCCTCGACCGCGACGACATCCGTAGCGGCTTCATCAAGGAATTGCAGAAGCTCGATCTCGGCGACCACCTCTAG
- the modB gene encoding molybdate ABC transporter permease subunit, with product MSLAEIWQPVSLTLSLAGINTLILLLAGTPIAWWLARSQSRYRELVGAVVSMPLVLPPTVLGFYLLLALGPNGPGGWIAGLWGGRTLAFSFTGLVIGSFFYSLPFMIQPLRNAFAAIGNEPMEAASSLGASNGQRFWRVVLPLARPGYITGAVMTFAHTVGEFGVVLMIGGNIPGQTKVIAIALYDYVERLQWGNAHILALGMVIFAFVVIAITLTVDRRLNTPMP from the coding sequence ATGAGCCTTGCCGAAATCTGGCAGCCAGTCAGCCTGACGCTGAGCCTTGCTGGGATCAATACGCTCATCCTGCTGCTGGCCGGCACGCCGATCGCCTGGTGGCTGGCGCGCAGCCAGAGCCGGTATCGGGAATTGGTGGGAGCGGTGGTGTCGATGCCGCTGGTGCTGCCGCCCACCGTGCTGGGTTTTTACCTGCTGCTGGCGCTCGGCCCCAATGGGCCGGGTGGCTGGATTGCCGGGCTCTGGGGCGGGCGCACGCTGGCCTTTTCGTTTACCGGCCTGGTCATCGGCTCGTTCTTTTATTCGCTGCCCTTCATGATTCAGCCGTTGCGCAATGCCTTTGCGGCCATCGGCAATGAGCCGATGGAGGCGGCGTCGAGCCTGGGCGCCAGCAATGGGCAGCGCTTCTGGCGCGTGGTGCTGCCGCTGGCACGGCCGGGCTATATTACCGGGGCGGTGATGACCTTTGCCCATACGGTGGGTGAATTCGGCGTGGTGCTGATGATCGGCGGCAATATTCCGGGCCAGACCAAGGTGATCGCCATCGCGCTCTATGACTATGTCGAGCGTCTGCAATGGGGCAATGCCCATATCCTGGCGCTGGGCATGGTGATCTTTGCCTTTGTGGTGATCGCCATAACGCTGACGGTAGACCGGCGGCTCAATACGCCCATGCCTTAG
- the modA gene encoding molybdate ABC transporter substrate-binding protein has translation MNRIFLSTLLAGLLASTAAYADSASVAVAANFTAVAEELAGLFKTETGHDLVLSFGATGQLYTQISQGAPFEVFLAADDERPAKAVADGFGVDGTVFTYAIGTLALYSTSLTVGDGEAVLKGPFEKLAIADPEAAPYGRAAVETLKAMGIYDMVEPRLVTGENISQTLQFIESGNAELGFVAASQVVGKDNVWLVPSGFYEPIRQDAVLLKTGEDNPAATAFIDFLKSDAAVTVIKAAGYAVD, from the coding sequence ATGAACCGCATTTTTCTGAGCACCTTGCTGGCCGGATTGCTGGCCTCCACCGCCGCTTATGCCGATAGCGCCAGTGTGGCTGTCGCCGCCAATTTTACTGCCGTGGCCGAGGAATTGGCGGGGCTGTTCAAGACCGAAACGGGGCATGACCTGGTCTTGAGCTTCGGGGCGACCGGGCAGCTCTATACCCAGATCAGCCAGGGCGCGCCGTTCGAGGTTTTCCTCGCGGCCGATGACGAGCGGCCGGCCAAGGCGGTGGCGGATGGATTTGGCGTCGACGGCACGGTGTTTACCTATGCCATCGGCACGCTGGCACTCTACTCGACCTCGCTGACTGTGGGCGATGGCGAGGCGGTGCTCAAGGGGCCGTTCGAAAAGCTGGCCATTGCCGATCCCGAGGCGGCGCCTTACGGCCGGGCAGCGGTGGAAACGCTCAAGGCCATGGGCATTTACGACATGGTCGAACCGCGACTGGTGACCGGCGAGAATATCAGCCAGACGCTGCAATTCATCGAAAGCGGCAATGCGGAGCTGGGGTTCGTCGCGGCCAGCCAGGTGGTGGGCAAGGACAATGTCTGGCTGGTGCCGTCGGGGTTCTATGAGCCGATCCGGCAGGATGCCGTGCTGCTCAAAACGGGCGAGGACAATCCGGCCGCGACGGCGTTCATCGATTTCCTCAAGAGCGACGCCGCGGTGACCGTGATAAAAGCGGCAGGCTACGCCGTCGACTAA
- a CDS encoding NfeD family protein, with protein sequence MQVVQFLADNGPWSWIVAGLILLALELVVPGGYLLWMGVAGLIVGLLTLFQPIAWPLQWLIFGGLSLVAIFLWVRFNRGRETANDSPFLNRRADRFLGHEAVLEQPIVGGFGRLVLGDSVWRVAGPDLPAGTRVKIVGSEGAVLRVERMS encoded by the coding sequence ATGCAGGTCGTGCAGTTTCTTGCCGACAATGGCCCCTGGTCCTGGATCGTCGCCGGGCTAATCCTGTTGGCGCTCGAACTGGTCGTGCCGGGGGGATATCTGTTGTGGATGGGGGTTGCCGGGCTCATCGTGGGCCTGCTGACCCTGTTCCAGCCCATCGCCTGGCCGCTGCAATGGCTGATCTTCGGGGGATTGTCGCTGGTGGCGATCTTTCTCTGGGTCCGCTTCAATCGCGGCCGCGAAACGGCCAATGACAGCCCGTTCCTCAATCGCCGTGCCGATCGGTTCCTGGGCCATGAGGCGGTGCTGGAGCAGCCCATTGTGGGCGGCTTTGGGCGCCTGGTGCTGGGCGACAGCGTCTGGCGGGTGGCCGGGCCCGATCTGCCCGCTGGCACCCGCGTCAAAATCGTGGGGAGCGAAGGGGCTGTGCTCAGGGTTGAGCGGATGAGCTGA
- the galE gene encoding UDP-glucose 4-epimerase GalE: MTVLVTGGAGYIGSHMVLNLTDAGEDVVVLDNLVTGFDWAIDGRATFVQGNAGDIDFVLKLIETHGITEIVHFAGSIVVPESVADPLKYYGNNTATSRNLIEAAVKGGVKHFIFSSTAAVYGMTGLAPVVESTPLNPMSPYGRSKLMTEWMLADVAAAHPMTYGVLRYFNVAGADPGKRSGQSTPLATHLIKVACQTALGQRAKMDIFGTDYETPDGTCIRDYIHVTDLIAAHGLLLKHLRGGGESTTLNCAYGQGYSVRQVVDTVKSVSGVDFLAEEGPRRPGDPASITATGEKVRSLLGWVPQHDDLNEIVQSAYDWERHLMVRNR; this comes from the coding sequence ATGACGGTTCTGGTTACGGGCGGGGCTGGCTATATCGGCAGCCATATGGTGCTCAACCTCACCGATGCCGGCGAAGACGTCGTGGTGCTGGACAATCTCGTCACCGGTTTTGACTGGGCGATCGATGGCAGGGCCACTTTCGTCCAGGGCAATGCCGGCGATATCGACTTTGTGCTGAAGCTGATCGAAACCCACGGGATCACCGAGATCGTGCATTTTGCCGGCTCCATCGTGGTCCCCGAATCCGTTGCCGATCCATTAAAATATTATGGCAATAATACTGCCACTTCTCGCAATCTGATCGAGGCGGCGGTCAAGGGCGGGGTCAAGCATTTCATCTTCTCCTCGACCGCGGCGGTCTATGGCATGACGGGGCTGGCCCCGGTGGTGGAGAGCACGCCGCTCAATCCCATGTCGCCCTATGGCCGCTCCAAGCTGATGACCGAATGGATGCTGGCCGACGTGGCGGCCGCCCATCCCATGACCTATGGCGTGCTGCGCTATTTCAACGTGGCGGGCGCCGATCCGGGCAAGCGGAGCGGCCAATCGACGCCGCTGGCCACCCATCTCATCAAGGTGGCTTGCCAGACCGCGCTGGGGCAGCGGGCCAAGATGGATATTTTCGGCACCGATTACGAGACGCCGGATGGCACCTGCATACGCGACTATATCCATGTCACCGATTTGATCGCCGCCCATGGCCTGCTGCTCAAGCATTTGCGCGGCGGCGGGGAGAGCACGACGCTCAATTGTGCTTATGGACAGGGCTATTCGGTGCGCCAGGTGGTCGATACGGTCAAATCCGTCTCGGGCGTCGACTTTCTGGCCGAGGAAGGGCCGCGCCGTCCGGGCGATCCGGCCTCGATCACTGCGACGGGTGAGAAGGTGCGTTCGCTGCTGGGCTGGGTGCCCCAGCATGACGATCTCAACGAAATCGTCCAATCGGCCTATGATTGGGAGCGGCATCTGATGGTGAGAAATAGGTAA
- a CDS encoding SPFH domain-containing protein, producing MDIANGFALDGLSITLIGLGILALLVLFAGAKTVPQGYNYTIERFGKYTRTLKPGLNLIVPFIDTVGKKINVMEQVLDVPHQEVITRDNASITANGVTFYQILDAAAAAYEVSNLENAILNLTMTNIRTVMGSMDLDELLSHRDEINERLLRVVDTAVSPWGVKITRIEIKDIDPPKDLVDSMGRQMKAEREKRAAILEAEGRRQSAILQAEGAKQAQVLEAEGRKEAAFRDAEARERSAEAEAKATQMVSDAIAGGNVQAINYFVANNYIKALEGIATSPNQKILMLPVEASSVIGAIGGIAEIAKETFGGGAPAAPRSSRPPTTGQ from the coding sequence ATGGATATCGCCAACGGTTTCGCGCTGGACGGGCTCAGCATCACGCTGATTGGCTTGGGCATATTGGCACTATTGGTGCTGTTTGCCGGTGCCAAGACGGTGCCGCAGGGCTATAATTACACCATCGAGCGGTTCGGCAAATATACCCGCACCCTCAAGCCGGGCCTCAATCTTATCGTGCCGTTCATCGATACGGTGGGCAAGAAGATCAATGTCATGGAGCAGGTGCTCGACGTTCCCCACCAGGAAGTCATCACCCGCGACAATGCTTCGATCACCGCCAATGGCGTCACCTTCTACCAGATCCTGGATGCGGCGGCGGCGGCCTATGAGGTCTCCAATCTCGAAAACGCCATCCTCAACCTCACCATGACCAATATCCGTACGGTGATGGGCTCGATGGACCTGGACGAATTGCTCAGCCATCGCGACGAGATCAACGAGCGCCTGCTGCGCGTGGTCGACACGGCCGTGTCGCCCTGGGGCGTCAAGATCACCCGTATCGAAATCAAGGATATCGATCCGCCCAAGGACCTGGTGGATTCCATGGGCCGGCAGATGAAGGCGGAGCGCGAAAAGCGCGCGGCCATTCTCGAGGCGGAAGGCCGCCGGCAATCGGCGATCCTGCAGGCCGAGGGCGCCAAGCAGGCCCAGGTGCTGGAAGCCGAGGGCCGCAAGGAGGCCGCGTTCCGCGACGCCGAGGCGCGCGAACGGTCGGCCGAGGCCGAGGCCAAGGCGACGCAGATGGTGTCGGACGCCATTGCCGGGGGCAATGTGCAGGCGATCAACTATTTCGTGGCCAATAATTACATCAAGGCGCTCGAAGGCATCGCCACCTCGCCCAACCAGAAAATCCTGATGCTGCCGGTGGAAGCCTCCAGCGTGATCGGGGCCATCGGGGGCATTGCCGAAATCGCCAAGGAAACCTTTGGCGGTGGCGCTCCGGCGGCGCCGCGCTCGAGCCGCCCGCCCACGACGGGCCAGTAA
- a CDS encoding porin: MPWRIRQSGQWAGAVALGLVCLAAPAHAGSELSPGDGSNADNQRLLPDIYPANPVPLEAGPTPEPYDPFFDVDWSVALRGTYTDSDGEERFDTRLVPNVTLSHTGSRSAIGIDGEAELTLPDEGQVDVTALRLNLSGSYALDRETLATAGANFSLTQDLPGMPGVASNIADSPVITSGGVDLGVTRKFGRFNLGVTGAVQRTVYGETSYVGGSIVDNADRAVWALDSGLRLGFQVTPIFEIFGRAGLGRDMFDRPSSVLLVKTDASEASIEAGVTGRWGSVWEATASTGLNLRRFDEASLGEVVTHLYDASVSFTPDDRWRFTGALSTSVEPPGPTSAGTTAVRYAANAEVAYAVNSWLALRAMADWSTTRYEGSPESKSGNGYGLGVDYRLGPHTTLSADYGFSHSDSTTEGVEDSHRIMVGVTVSR; the protein is encoded by the coding sequence TTGCCCTGGCGCATTCGGCAATCGGGACAATGGGCTGGCGCCGTGGCGCTTGGCCTCGTCTGCCTTGCCGCGCCTGCTCATGCGGGTTCCGAGCTCTCCCCCGGCGATGGTTCGAACGCCGACAACCAGCGGCTCCTGCCCGATATCTATCCCGCCAATCCGGTGCCGCTCGAAGCCGGGCCCACGCCGGAACCCTATGATCCCTTCTTCGATGTCGACTGGTCGGTGGCCCTGCGCGGCACCTATACCGATAGCGATGGAGAGGAGCGGTTCGACACCAGGCTCGTGCCCAATGTCACGCTCAGCCATACCGGATCGCGTTCGGCAATCGGCATTGATGGCGAGGCCGAGCTGACCCTGCCCGATGAGGGGCAGGTCGATGTCACGGCCCTACGGCTCAATCTCTCCGGGAGCTATGCGCTGGACCGGGAAACCCTCGCCACGGCGGGCGCCAATTTCTCGCTGACGCAGGACCTGCCCGGCATGCCGGGGGTGGCCAGCAATATCGCCGATTCCCCGGTGATCACGTCGGGTGGCGTGGATCTGGGGGTGACGCGCAAGTTCGGGCGCTTCAATCTGGGTGTCACCGGGGCGGTGCAACGCACGGTCTATGGCGAAACGAGCTATGTGGGCGGCTCAATCGTGGATAATGCCGACCGGGCGGTCTGGGCGCTGGATTCGGGGCTGCGGCTTGGCTTCCAGGTGACGCCGATCTTCGAGATTTTCGGCCGGGCCGGGCTGGGGCGCGACATGTTCGATCGTCCGTCCTCGGTGCTGTTGGTCAAGACCGATGCCAGCGAAGCCAGTATCGAAGCGGGCGTCACCGGGCGCTGGGGGAGCGTGTGGGAGGCGACGGCCTCGACCGGTCTCAATCTGCGCCGGTTCGACGAGGCAAGCCTTGGGGAAGTGGTGACCCACCTCTACGACGCCAGCGTCAGCTTCACGCCGGATGACCGCTGGCGCTTTACCGGCGCGCTCTCGACCAGTGTCGAGCCGCCGGGTCCGACCTCGGCGGGCACGACCGCGGTGCGCTATGCGGCTAATGCGGAAGTCGCCTATGCGGTCAATTCCTGGCTGGCGCTGCGGGCCATGGCCGACTGGAGCACGACGCGCTACGAAGGCAGCCCCGAAAGCAAAAGCGGCAATGGCTATGGGCTTGGGGTGGATTACCGGCTGGGGCCGCATACCACGCTCTCGGCCGATTACGGTTTCTCCCATAGCGACAGCACGACCGAAGGCGTCGAGGATAGTCACCGCATCATGGTTGGTGTCACCGTATCGCGCTGA
- a CDS encoding lytic murein transglycosylase, protein MVRLIGLFLLLLASSVQAQPVESFDSFIANFRARALAAGVSAATYDAAMIGLTPDPRVPDLVTNQPEFTTPMWEYIEGRVTSGRIERGKAALSRNADLFSSVGQRYGVDPYLLGAIWGMETDYGSVLGNQSLIRPIVRSLATLVHQRRTRLVEDEADLIAALQLVQQGPLDASMLVGSWAGAIGHLQVNPSNVVAHGSDGDGDGRIDLHNSLADALATSAKFLRDLGYQPGVDWGFEVVLPAGFDYLLADREQLRPISFFVERGVVRANGRAFADARIPVFLYVPAGKDGPKFLMTGNYLVLKGYNFSDSYAMSVAHMTDRLKGGGGFAQDWPRGTAFPNLAQRKAIQQALIDLGLYQGAVDGRIGPISQAAYARFQAAQGQVADGFITRASYEALAAATR, encoded by the coding sequence ATGGTTCGCCTGATCGGGCTGTTTCTGCTGCTGTTGGCCAGTTCCGTTCAGGCGCAGCCGGTCGAGAGCTTTGACAGCTTCATCGCCAATTTCCGCGCCAGGGCCCTGGCGGCGGGGGTGAGCGCGGCCACCTATGACGCAGCCATGATCGGGCTCACGCCCGATCCGCGCGTCCCCGATCTCGTCACCAACCAGCCCGAATTCACCACGCCCATGTGGGAGTATATCGAGGGAAGGGTGACGTCCGGCCGGATCGAGCGGGGCAAGGCGGCATTGTCGCGCAATGCCGATCTCTTCAGCAGTGTGGGCCAGCGCTATGGCGTTGACCCCTATCTCCTGGGTGCCATCTGGGGCATGGAGACCGATTATGGGAGCGTGCTGGGCAATCAGAGCCTGATCCGCCCCATTGTGCGTTCGCTGGCAACGCTGGTGCATCAGCGACGGACGCGGCTGGTGGAGGATGAGGCCGACCTGATTGCGGCGCTGCAACTGGTGCAGCAGGGGCCGCTCGATGCATCCATGCTGGTGGGCTCCTGGGCGGGCGCGATCGGGCATTTGCAGGTCAATCCATCCAATGTCGTGGCCCATGGCAGCGATGGGGATGGCGATGGGCGGATCGATCTCCACAATTCGCTGGCCGATGCCCTGGCGACATCGGCCAAATTCCTGCGCGATCTGGGTTATCAGCCGGGAGTGGATTGGGGCTTTGAGGTCGTTTTGCCGGCGGGGTTCGACTATCTGCTGGCGGACCGCGAGCAATTGCGGCCGATCTCGTTCTTTGTCGAGCGCGGCGTGGTGCGGGCCAATGGGCGGGCTTTTGCCGATGCGCGGATACCGGTCTTTCTCTATGTGCCGGCGGGCAAGGATGGGCCCAAATTCCTGATGACGGGAAATTACCTGGTGCTCAAGGGCTATAATTTCTCCGACAGCTACGCCATGAGCGTGGCCCACATGACCGACCGGCTCAAGGGCGGCGGAGGTTTTGCGCAGGATTGGCCGCGCGGCACGGCCTTTCCCAACCTGGCGCAGCGCAAGGCTATCCAGCAGGCGCTGATCGATCTGGGACTTTATCAGGGCGCGGTGGATGGGCGGATCGGACCGATCAGCCAGGCCGCCTATGCCCGGTTCCAGGCAGCCCAGGGCCAGGTGGCCGATGGCTTTATCACTCGGGCCTCCTATGAGGCGCTGGCGGCCGCGACGCGGTAA